The proteins below come from a single Oligoflexus sp. genomic window:
- the fni gene encoding type 2 isopentenyl-diphosphate Delta-isomerase → MSRTPDLIKLEPALPWLSEQGSAGFVQALGVDRLLLQPTPGSRDGAHLTRITVRLNEGPTFTLHGACTPTAAEWVFVVEDADQPRLLDMMGQLRKDQHIEICRNKDVEASDRFTGFNRLYFIPEALPRMDESALDLSREFLGRTFSAPILITGMTGGISKGTEINRRLAQAAARMNIPMGVGSQRIALDNPEYAPIFKVKPEAPGLFLIGNIGMSQLTGPDALDICQRAVDMIDADALAIHFNLVQELVQVEGDRRFSGLLHGLERICKHLSVPVIAKEVGCGMAPDTVRRLKEMGFKAVDIGGKGGTSWSHIEGLRSRSAMSQDLGLGFRDWGIPTAYSLAVVHKAFPDLPLIATGGIRDGMTVAKAVALGARLVGIGLPLLRAALESEEAPLEFLETLRQGLKVTLMATGAARLDDLSQRLVLGHPFEREFESIVRA, encoded by the coding sequence TTGTCCAGGACACCTGATCTTATCAAACTCGAACCGGCCCTGCCATGGCTGTCAGAACAGGGAAGTGCTGGATTTGTCCAGGCTCTCGGTGTGGACCGCCTCCTCTTGCAGCCCACTCCCGGCAGCCGTGATGGCGCTCATCTGACCCGCATTACCGTCCGCCTGAACGAGGGCCCGACCTTTACCCTGCACGGGGCCTGCACCCCGACCGCTGCGGAATGGGTTTTTGTGGTCGAGGACGCGGATCAACCACGCCTTCTTGATATGATGGGTCAGCTGCGAAAGGACCAGCACATCGAGATTTGCCGGAACAAGGACGTCGAAGCCAGCGATCGCTTCACCGGATTCAATCGCCTGTATTTTATTCCGGAAGCCCTGCCCCGGATGGATGAGTCCGCCCTTGATCTGAGTCGCGAATTTCTCGGCCGTACCTTCAGCGCTCCCATACTGATCACAGGCATGACCGGCGGCATCAGTAAAGGCACTGAAATCAATCGCCGTCTGGCTCAGGCCGCTGCGCGCATGAATATTCCCATGGGCGTGGGATCGCAGCGCATTGCCCTCGATAACCCGGAATATGCGCCTATATTCAAAGTGAAACCCGAGGCCCCCGGACTTTTTCTGATCGGCAATATCGGAATGTCCCAGCTCACAGGTCCGGATGCGCTGGATATCTGTCAGCGCGCAGTGGATATGATCGATGCCGATGCCCTGGCGATTCATTTCAACCTTGTTCAGGAACTCGTCCAGGTGGAAGGCGACCGCCGTTTCTCGGGACTTCTGCATGGACTGGAACGCATTTGCAAACATCTGAGCGTCCCGGTGATTGCCAAGGAAGTCGGCTGCGGCATGGCCCCCGATACTGTGCGACGCCTAAAGGAAATGGGTTTCAAGGCCGTGGATATCGGCGGCAAGGGCGGGACGTCCTGGTCCCATATCGAAGGGCTGCGCAGCCGTAGTGCGATGTCGCAGGACCTGGGTCTCGGTTTCCGCGACTGGGGTATTCCCACCGCGTATAGCCTGGCCGTTGTGCATAAGGCCTTCCCTGACTTGCCTCTGATTGCCACCGGCGGGATTCGTGATGGAATGACGGTTGCAAAGGCAGTGGCTCTGGGTGCGAGGCTGGTCGGCATAGGCTTGCCACTTTTACGCGCTGCCTTGGAGAGCGAAGAGGCTCCCCTGGAATTTTTGGAAACCCTGCGTCAGGGACTCAAGGTAACACTCATGGCCACCGGCGCGGCTCGCCTGGATGATTTGTCGCAGCGCCTGGTTCTGGGCCATCCTTTTGAGCGGGAATTTGAATCCATCGTCCGTGCATAA